Genomic window (Streptomyces sp. SLBN-31):
TTCCCGACCCTGCAGATCCAGAGGCGTGGAACACGCCGCCACTCACTGCGTGATCCTATGTGATCGATCGATTACGGTTTGTGTGTGATTCGTGTGGTGGTCGGGAGCCGCGCCCTGCGCCGTCCTGCACCGTCCGTCCTGCTCATCGGGCTGATCGTGCTCGTGGCGTCCCACTTGGTGGGTGCCCTGCACGGGCCGGGCTTCATCGGCCCGCGCAAGCCCCTCACCGTAGGCGTCGCGGCATCGACGGCGGTCGCGGAACCGGTGACCCATCGGTCACGTCACGGCCACGGTCATGACGCCTTCGACGATTCCCTCGAGCATGTTGTCGACCGTGTCCGCGACCATGCAGACCTCCAAGCCCACGCTCCAGAGTCGGTCGGGTCGACGGCCGTTCAACGGCCCGCCACGAGTCCGTCCCCCGATCGCGCAGCCCCGGCAGACAGCGCTTCCGCACCCTCACACGGCCGATCCGCATGCGTCCAGCACTGCGTCTGGAGGCAGTAGGCACGACCCGCACGCCCTGATCAGGCCCGCACCCAGGGAGGGGCGGGCCCCGGTTCGGCGTGCCCCCGCGCCCCTGCACCACCAGCACCGCGCCCGCCCCGACCGGCGGACGCGAAGGAGCCGTACGCCCATGGATCTCCCCCTGCTCGCACCCCCCATCCCTGCCGGGGCCGTCGCCCCCGACCCCCTGATCGCCCGTCGGCCCGCCCACCTGGTCGGCAACACTCCGGTCCTGTGGATCGACGAGCCGTTCGCCCCACCAGGCCGCGGCTTCTACGCCAAACTGGAAGGCGCCAACCCCGGCGGCCTCAAGGACCGCCCAGGCCTGCACATGGTCCGCGAGGCACGGCGCCGCGGGGCCCTTACTCCCGGCGCACCGATCGTCGAGTCCTCCAGCGGCACCCTCGGTCTGGGCCTCGCGCTGGCCGGGCTGACATACGGCCATCCCGTCACCGTCGTCACCGACCCCGGCATCGAGCCCTCGATGCTCCGGCTGCTCACCGCACTCGGCGTGCGCGTCGACCAGGTCACCGCCCCGCACACCGACGGCGGCTGGCAGGAGGCCCGCCGCCGGCGGGTCGCCGAACTCCTCGCCGAAGGCCCGGGCGCCTACTGTCCCGACCAGTACCACAACCCCGACAACGTCGCGGCCTACCGCCCGCTGGCCGCCGAACTCCTCGCGCAACTCGGCCGTATCGACGTCCTGGTGGCAGCCGTGGGCACCGGCGGCCATTCGGCCGGCGTCGCGGCGGGACTGCGCGAGTCCTCCCCCGAACTGCGGCTCATCGGCGTGGACGCGACCGGCTCCACGATCTTCGGACAGCCCGCCCGGCCTCGTCTCATGCGGGGACTGGGGTCCAGCATCCACCCCTGCAACGTCGACTACGACGCCTTCACAGAGGTCCACTGGGTCGCCCCGGCCGAGGCGGTGTGGGCATGCCGCCGGCTCGCCCGGCGTCACTACGCCACCGGAGGCTGGAGCGTCGGCGCGGTGGCGCTGGTGGCCGGGTGGGCGGCGCGGACGTATCCCGTCGGCACGCGGATCGCTGCGATCTTTCCCGACGGCCCGCACCGCTATCTGGAGACCGTCTACAACGACGCCTGGTGCCGTGAACACCAACTCCTGGACGAAGACCCTCCCATGGAACCGGACGAGATCGCCGAGCCGGACGAGCGCGTGGTAGCCGGCTGGACCCGGTGCAACCGGGTGCGGGACCCGCTGGGGCGAAAGACGACGGCGCAGGCAGGTGTCCGGTGAAGCGGCTTCGAGCACAGGTGGCCTCCTTCGACCGGCCGGCCCGGCTGCTGATGGTGAACCAGTTCGCCATCAACTGCGGCTTCTACATGCTGATGCCGTACCTCGCCGACCATCTCGCCCACGGCCTCGGGCTGGCGGCCTGGGCGGTCGGCCTGGTCCTGGGCGTGCGCAACCTCTCCCAACAAGGCATGTTCCTCGTCGGCGGCACTCTCGCCGACCGCTACGGCTGCAAGCCGATGATCCTCGCCGGGTGCGCCCTGCGCACGGTCGCCTTCGGGCTGCTCGCGGCGGCGGCCAGCCTGCCCGTCCTGATCCTCGCCTCGGCGCTGACGGGTCTGGCGGGCGCGCTCTTCAACCCGGCCGTACGGGCCTACCTGGCGGCGGAGGCCGGTGAGGAGCGTCGGGTGGAGGCGTTCGCCACCTTCAACGTCTTCTACCAGGCAGGCATCCTCATCGGCCCGCTCGCCGGACTCGCCCTGCTGGCCTTGGACTTCACCGTGGTCTGTACGGTAGCCGCGCTCATCTTCGGCACGCTGGCCGTCCTCCAGGCCCGCGCCCTGCCTGTCCGCCCACCGGCCGATCGAGGTGCCGAGCCTATCTGGCGGGCGGTGGCCGCCGACTGGCGCACCATCGCCACCAATCGGCCCTTCGTCCTCTTCGCCGCCGCGATGAGCGGCTCCTACGTCCTGGCCTTCCAGGTCTATCTGGCCCTTCCACTCCAGGCCCGCGAGCTCTTCGGCGACCGGACCGGGCTGGTGACCGGCGCGATCTTCTCCGTATCAGCCCTGGCCGCGCTCTCGGGCCAGCTCAAGCTGACCGCGTGGGCGAAGGAGAACCTGCCCGGACCACGCGCGATCGTGTACGGACTGACGGCGATGGGGGCAGCCTTCGTCCCACTGCTGCCCGGGTCGCACGGCGCGGTCGTCGGCGTGGGCGCCCTGACGCTCTGCGCGGCCCTGCTCGCCTGGGGAGGGGCGCTGCTCTACCCCTTCGAGATGGACACCGTCGTACGGCTCTCCGGGGATCGGCTGGTCGCCACGTACTACGGCGCCTACAACACCGCATCGGGCATCGCGATCTCCCTTGGGAACCTCGCCGTCGGCGCACTCTTCGACACCGGGGTGCACTGGCTGCCGTGGGCAGTGCTGGCCACCACGGGATTCCTGTGCGCAGGGATGGTGACACGGCTGAACCGAGCCGGGTATCTGACGCCGAGGCCGACCGTGGTGGCCGTGCAGGGGTGACGCTCAGCGGGGCCCAGCGATGCTCGCCGCCCAGACGCGAAGCCAGTCACCGTGTCGGCCGGCGGATGACACTCGCCGGGGCCGTGCTGCGCGCGGCGGACCACGGCAGCGGCGTCGGCTTGGCCCGGGCGGGTCAGACGGCCGGCTTCCTCGCGGTGAAGAGGGACGCTGCCTGACCCGACCGGGCGCCGGCCGGTCAGAGGTTGCCGTTGTGGACGGGGAAGCGGGCCGGTTCCGGGATGCCCGCCGACTTCACGTCCTCGACCGTCGTCTCCATGGCCCTCAGATGCGACTGCAGGGCTTCGGCCTCGGCATTGCCCGGCCGGGCCCGCAGTGCGAGATGGGCCACCGGGTGATGTCCGTGGTCGTGGCCGCCCATGGGCCCGCTCCAGGGCGGGTGGAAGCTCCAGGGCACCTGCCCTTGCAGGTTGTTGGCGGCCATCCAGTCGTCGATCCGGGCGTCCACCCACCCGTGGATCTTCCAGAAGAGCGGGTTCACGTGGGAGGAGTAGGTGTCGCCGAGCCAGTTGTAGGCGGAGTCGTCCCACTTGGGGTCGACGTTGAACTCGTCCCCGCCGGGCCGGTATTCGGGCATCTGTGCCGACCACCGCATGTGCAGGGCGTTGTGGATGAAGAACTCGACGAAGGCGCCGAGGCGGCCGAGCGTGACCCGGCGCAGTACCGCCGGGTCGGTGACCTGCGCCTCCAGCGCGTGTATCCGGTCGTACTCCGCCTGCGACTTCACGTCCAGGAGAAACTGGGTGCCGCCGGGGTCGCCCGGCAGCTCGTAGACGGGCGGGACGGGGAAGTCCGGGTCGTCCGGCGTCGGGATCGTCACCCACCCCTGCACGTGCGGGTGTTGAGGATCGCCCACCTCGGCCAGGATGCCGTTGACCTCGGCGATCATCTGCCGGTGCATGTACAGGAAGTCCTCGCCCGACTTGTTGTCGAGTTCCACCGGCCTGTCCCCGGTGGCCGGGTCTGTCGGCCCGCGGGACGGCCGGGGCGGTACCCAGCCGTGGTCGCTGAAGACCTTCTTCTCCGCCGTGGTCAGATCGGCCCACGAGTCTCGTGTGCTGTGCCACAGCATGTGGTGCAGGCGCATGGCGCGGTCGGCCATGGCGTCGATGACCGGCTTGGGAAAGGAGTTCATGTGCGCTCGACCTTCCTGACTTGCTGAAGTCGGCGAGTTTGCCTGCGCGGCGGCATAGCCGCCGGCACGGAGGGTGGCTGCGGCAGCGCGGCGGGGGAGGCGCGTAGGGCAGGGCGGTAAGTGGGATGTGCGTACGGCCGCACGGTGCGCCGCAGGCTCGACGGCGACGGTGCCCGAGGCCGGGCAGAGCACACACGTGCCCCAGCGCTCGAACGGCCTTGGAGAAACGGCGGTGTGAGCTTGTCTGATTCCTCTGATTCCACTGTGGGGCAAAGTGCCTGTTCACGCATCTGGGCAAGACGCCGTGTCAGGGGTCCGCCCGCCCGGCGCAAGCCGGCACCGCTCACGCCTACGCCACCTGCGGCATCCCGCAAAGATCCGGGCCGGGTTGTCAGTGCAGGACGCTGACGGCTCGGGCGATGACCAGCAAGGAAGTCAGGAGTGCCGCGATGCTCTGAACGCTCATCAGCAGCTTGGCGCGGGCGGACAAAGGCATGGTGTCGGTGGGGCTGAAAGCGGTGGAGT
Coding sequences:
- a CDS encoding PLP-dependent cysteine synthase family protein, whose product is MDLPLLAPPIPAGAVAPDPLIARRPAHLVGNTPVLWIDEPFAPPGRGFYAKLEGANPGGLKDRPGLHMVREARRRGALTPGAPIVESSSGTLGLGLALAGLTYGHPVTVVTDPGIEPSMLRLLTALGVRVDQVTAPHTDGGWQEARRRRVAELLAEGPGAYCPDQYHNPDNVAAYRPLAAELLAQLGRIDVLVAAVGTGGHSAGVAAGLRESSPELRLIGVDATGSTIFGQPARPRLMRGLGSSIHPCNVDYDAFTEVHWVAPAEAVWACRRLARRHYATGGWSVGAVALVAGWAARTYPVGTRIAAIFPDGPHRYLETVYNDAWCREHQLLDEDPPMEPDEIAEPDERVVAGWTRCNRVRDPLGRKTTAQAGVR
- a CDS encoding MFS transporter encodes the protein MKRLRAQVASFDRPARLLMVNQFAINCGFYMLMPYLADHLAHGLGLAAWAVGLVLGVRNLSQQGMFLVGGTLADRYGCKPMILAGCALRTVAFGLLAAAASLPVLILASALTGLAGALFNPAVRAYLAAEAGEERRVEAFATFNVFYQAGILIGPLAGLALLALDFTVVCTVAALIFGTLAVLQARALPVRPPADRGAEPIWRAVAADWRTIATNRPFVLFAAAMSGSYVLAFQVYLALPLQARELFGDRTGLVTGAIFSVSALAALSGQLKLTAWAKENLPGPRAIVYGLTAMGAAFVPLLPGSHGAVVGVGALTLCAALLAWGGALLYPFEMDTVVRLSGDRLVATYYGAYNTASGIAISLGNLAVGALFDTGVHWLPWAVLATTGFLCAGMVTRLNRAGYLTPRPTVVAVQG
- a CDS encoding Tat pathway signal protein, with protein sequence MNSFPKPVIDAMADRAMRLHHMLWHSTRDSWADLTTAEKKVFSDHGWVPPRPSRGPTDPATGDRPVELDNKSGEDFLYMHRQMIAEVNGILAEVGDPQHPHVQGWVTIPTPDDPDFPVPPVYELPGDPGGTQFLLDVKSQAEYDRIHALEAQVTDPAVLRRVTLGRLGAFVEFFIHNALHMRWSAQMPEYRPGGDEFNVDPKWDDSAYNWLGDTYSSHVNPLFWKIHGWVDARIDDWMAANNLQGQVPWSFHPPWSGPMGGHDHGHHPVAHLALRARPGNAEAEALQSHLRAMETTVEDVKSAGIPEPARFPVHNGNL